In the Geobacter sp. FeAm09 genome, one interval contains:
- a CDS encoding flagellar hook-basal body protein, giving the protein MGLTSAMFTGVSGLLANADAINVIGNNLSNVNTVGYKDSRTLFSDMLSLNVGNNSQIGTGVKVQKIDNLFSAGSYESSTNVTDVAIQGDGFFVLASPNATTATASTAYYTRAGSFRLDSTGLGLVNPDGYKVVDTAGNAIVFSQTATDASGNTLQFQKVSAIDSTGTITLLYADANGNTATLAYAGAGVAPTPAATAVKIAEVKIPNPQGMLKQGGTLFTLTTSSGTPVAPATGVFASANGTSEKLLSNDLEYSNVDMATEFVNMIATQRAYSSNSKTITTADEMTQEVINLKR; this is encoded by the coding sequence ATGGGTCTTACATCCGCAATGTTTACCGGCGTCAGCGGCCTTCTGGCCAACGCCGATGCGATCAACGTCATAGGCAACAACCTGTCCAACGTCAATACCGTCGGGTACAAGGACTCCCGTACGCTCTTTTCCGACATGCTTTCCCTGAACGTCGGCAACAATTCCCAGATCGGCACCGGCGTGAAGGTGCAGAAGATCGACAACCTGTTTTCGGCCGGGTCGTACGAGAGCAGCACGAACGTGACCGACGTGGCCATCCAGGGCGACGGCTTTTTCGTACTGGCCAGCCCCAATGCCACCACGGCTACCGCCTCGACGGCATATTACACCCGGGCCGGTTCCTTCCGGCTCGACAGCACCGGCCTCGGCCTGGTGAACCCCGACGGCTACAAGGTGGTCGATACGGCCGGCAACGCCATCGTGTTCAGCCAGACGGCGACGGACGCCAGCGGTAATACGCTCCAGTTCCAGAAGGTTTCGGCCATCGATTCGACCGGCACCATCACGCTCCTGTATGCGGACGCCAACGGCAATACGGCCACCCTCGCCTATGCCGGGGCGGGTGTTGCGCCCACGCCGGCCGCGACGGCGGTCAAGATTGCCGAGGTCAAAATCCCCAATCCCCAGGGCATGCTCAAGCAGGGGGGGACGCTCTTCACGCTGACCACCTCCTCGGGCACCCCGGTGGCCCCGGCGACCGGCGTCTTCGCCAGTGCCAACGGCACCAGCGAAAAGCTGCTCTCCAACGACCTGGAGTACAGCAATGTGGACATGGCGACGGAGTTCGTGAACATGATCGCCACCCAGCGGGCCTATTCGTCCAACTCCAAGACCATCACCACGGCGGACGAGATGACCCAGGAAGTGATCAACCTGAAGCGGTAA
- the fliN gene encoding flagellar motor switch protein FliN, translating into MSDKPEVNESEQDRKNLDFILDIPLQVTVELGRTKLLVKDVLQLNQGAVVELTKLAGEPLDIFVNSKLVARGEAVVINDKFGVRLVDIVSPNERVEKIL; encoded by the coding sequence GTGAGTGACAAGCCTGAAGTGAACGAGTCGGAACAGGATAGGAAGAACCTCGACTTCATCCTTGACATCCCCTTGCAGGTGACCGTGGAACTGGGCCGCACCAAGCTGCTGGTCAAGGACGTGCTCCAGCTGAACCAGGGGGCGGTGGTGGAACTGACCAAGCTGGCCGGCGAACCTTTGGATATCTTTGTCAACTCCAAGCTTGTGGCCCGGGGCGAGGCGGTCGTCATCAACGACAAGTTCGGCGTGCGTCTGGTCGATATCGTCAGCCCCAACGAGCGCGTGGAGAAAATTTTGTGA
- a CDS encoding flagellar basal body-associated FliL family protein, protein MAKDDQAAVETEGGGGNKKLFIIIGAAVAVAVILGAVVFMLGGKGDKKDKGKDEAKVEGKAETKAEGAKGGEAGGKEGAAASNIYPLEPFIVNIYDGQELRYLKVKVEMEMVGVGVKAEIDARLAPIRDSILVLLSAKTLQDVQDVQGKNQLKEEILGAINKVLPPGKVAKIYFTDFVVQ, encoded by the coding sequence ATGGCCAAGGACGATCAGGCTGCTGTTGAAACGGAAGGCGGAGGCGGCAACAAGAAGCTGTTTATCATCATCGGGGCTGCCGTTGCAGTAGCGGTTATCCTGGGTGCCGTTGTCTTCATGTTGGGGGGTAAGGGCGACAAGAAGGATAAGGGCAAGGACGAGGCCAAGGTGGAAGGCAAGGCCGAAACCAAGGCCGAGGGCGCCAAGGGGGGCGAAGCGGGCGGCAAGGAAGGCGCGGCCGCCAGCAACATCTATCCCCTGGAACCGTTCATCGTCAATATCTACGACGGCCAGGAACTGCGCTACCTCAAAGTAAAGGTGGAGATGGAGATGGTCGGCGTCGGGGTCAAGGCGGAGATCGATGCGCGCCTGGCGCCCATCCGGGATTCGATCCTGGTGCTGTTGAGCGCCAAGACCCTTCAGGATGTCCAGGATGTCCAGGGTAAAAACCAGCTCAAGGAAGAGATCCTGGGGGCGATAAACAAGGTTCTTCCACCCGGCAAGGTCGCCAAGATCTACTTTACCGATTTCGTCGTCCAGTAG
- a CDS encoding flagellar hook-length control protein FliK, with amino-acid sequence MMPASAGAPALAGVPFSSPAAGLPEAGEQAGGQFIGVLQGMTAQKAPQGAVGPAAGKDATASEKEDEATAATAVQDGMSGLMAGLLSALEMTAKPQAAGTVPDVAVPTAGASDTKSQDVALDADGVQSALLVQMSGSRMLQADGTTAQQTLAALVAEVGTTTGAARSVVALQMDGSRMLQADGTTAQQTLAALMQEISAATDGDGTPATPAAGVDGGQKPAGNETAATADQAVLAKESLLQGLAALVGVSRQEASVTEPVAVQPVVMAAEQNTLTVTAGAVSTERGQAPSEQKRSAGEAAFSRAGSSSTPGTVSAEVMAVHSSPAPVNGEQQQAVILPRSASLEAALAGDPAQKDGSTAELAQTASPAPVAQNAQTAGTLPASAGKAPLNTRLEEAALVDPATVSPDGHLPDQAAAITDTRTSRMGEGTRSIQAGVVSEAGKKSAELGGDTLQTRVERGVVAKAVESAVNDVAQSAGDAPTGDEFSGGEQGAADQFTNGQVHTTPAHQQGKIEGVSVASTNSVATPVQTNGQRSELSDQIMQQVKDRLVNHEVKTGTDQIVLKLSPENLGDLKVNLSMDGQRLKVEIVAENRMVRDALLQNTDSLKESLARQNISMESFDVTTGGRGAGNPGQGQQQDAWREFAQQKQQNAWLASGGYRLPDAAATAAASRLAYQAPSQHTMVDLHF; translated from the coding sequence ATGATGCCGGCGAGTGCCGGTGCGCCAGCGCTGGCCGGTGTGCCGTTTTCCTCCCCCGCGGCCGGACTGCCGGAGGCGGGTGAACAGGCGGGCGGTCAATTTATCGGAGTGCTGCAAGGAATGACGGCCCAGAAGGCGCCCCAGGGGGCGGTTGGGCCAGCCGCCGGCAAAGACGCTACGGCGTCGGAGAAGGAGGACGAGGCCACAGCAGCGACGGCCGTGCAGGATGGCATGTCCGGGTTGATGGCGGGCTTGCTGAGTGCGCTGGAGATGACCGCCAAGCCCCAGGCAGCGGGCACGGTGCCCGATGTCGCGGTGCCGACGGCCGGCGCTTCGGACACGAAGTCACAGGATGTGGCGCTGGATGCGGACGGGGTGCAGTCGGCCCTGCTGGTTCAGATGAGCGGCAGCAGAATGCTGCAAGCCGACGGCACGACAGCACAGCAGACGCTTGCTGCGCTGGTGGCGGAAGTCGGCACGACAACGGGCGCTGCCCGGTCGGTCGTGGCGCTTCAGATGGACGGCAGCAGAATGCTGCAGGCCGATGGCACGACAGCACAGCAGACGCTTGCTGCGCTGATGCAGGAAATTTCCGCCGCAACCGATGGCGACGGAACCCCGGCAACACCGGCCGCGGGGGTGGACGGCGGGCAGAAGCCGGCCGGAAACGAAACGGCAGCCACTGCCGACCAGGCCGTTCTGGCGAAGGAGAGCCTGTTGCAAGGTCTTGCCGCCTTGGTGGGTGTCTCCCGGCAGGAGGCATCGGTTACGGAGCCGGTGGCAGTCCAGCCGGTAGTGATGGCGGCAGAGCAGAACACTCTGACGGTGACAGCCGGTGCCGTTTCCACAGAACGTGGTCAAGCGCCGAGCGAGCAGAAAAGAAGTGCCGGCGAGGCGGCATTCTCCCGTGCCGGTTCGAGCAGCACACCGGGGACGGTCTCCGCAGAGGTCATGGCGGTACATTCCTCTCCAGCCCCGGTGAACGGAGAACAGCAGCAGGCAGTGATCCTGCCCCGCTCCGCCTCCCTTGAGGCCGCGCTGGCAGGGGACCCCGCCCAGAAGGACGGCAGCACGGCGGAGCTGGCCCAAACAGCTTCACCGGCACCAGTGGCGCAGAATGCGCAGACAGCGGGAACCCTCCCGGCTTCCGCAGGGAAGGCCCCACTGAATACCCGTTTGGAAGAGGCCGCTCTCGTTGACCCGGCAACGGTTTCCCCGGATGGGCACCTGCCGGACCAAGCGGCGGCAATCACCGACACCCGCACCAGCCGCATGGGCGAAGGAACGCGCTCGATTCAGGCGGGAGTTGTGTCCGAGGCCGGGAAAAAGAGTGCGGAGCTTGGCGGGGACACCCTCCAGACCCGCGTTGAGCGTGGCGTGGTGGCAAAGGCCGTGGAAAGTGCCGTGAATGACGTGGCACAATCGGCCGGCGACGCACCGACCGGCGACGAGTTCAGCGGCGGCGAACAAGGTGCGGCGGACCAGTTCACGAACGGTCAGGTTCACACCACCCCGGCACACCAGCAGGGGAAGATTGAAGGCGTAAGCGTAGCAAGCACAAACAGCGTTGCGACTCCGGTTCAAACCAACGGGCAGCGGTCCGAGCTTTCCGACCAGATCATGCAGCAGGTCAAGGACCGTCTCGTGAATCACGAGGTCAAAACGGGCACCGACCAGATCGTTCTGAAGCTTTCGCCGGAAAACCTCGGCGACCTGAAGGTTAATCTGAGTATGGACGGGCAACGTCTGAAGGTCGAGATCGTTGCGGAAAACCGCATGGTGCGTGACGCCCTGCTGCAAAATACCGACTCGCTCAAGGAGTCGCTGGCGCGGCAGAACATCAGCATGGAGTCCTTCGACGTGACGACCGGCGGTCGTGGAGCCGGCAACCCCGGCCAGGGGCAGCAGCAGGATGCCTGGCGCGAATTTGCCCAGCAAAAGCAGCAGAACGCCTGGCTGGCGTCAGGCGGCTACCGTCTGCCGGATGCTGCGGCAACGGCGGCAGCAAGCCGGCTGGCGTACCAGGCACCATCCCAGCACACGATGGTGGACCTTCATTTCTAA
- the fliP gene encoding flagellar type III secretion system pore protein FliP (The bacterial flagellar biogenesis protein FliP forms a type III secretion system (T3SS)-type pore required for flagellar assembly.) produces the protein MTKRVCFLAVPAVVLLAAAVALAEPLPFPSLNIGVGTASKPGDVAMTIQIFLLLTVLSLAPGLLIMTTSFTRISVVLSFVRTAMGTQQAPSNQIILALSMFLTFFIMSPVWQQINKEAYQPWKAQQITQDQALERAVKPMRTFMLSQTREKDLALFVSLSKLPRPKNADDIPTLTIIPAFMISELRTAFQIGFLIYIPFIVVDMVVASVLMSMGMMMLPPVMISLPFKILLFVLVDGWGLVIGSLVKSFG, from the coding sequence ATGACAAAAAGGGTATGCTTTCTGGCGGTTCCCGCCGTGGTGCTGCTGGCCGCCGCCGTGGCCCTGGCCGAACCGCTGCCGTTCCCCTCGCTGAATATCGGCGTCGGCACGGCGAGCAAGCCGGGCGACGTCGCCATGACCATCCAGATATTCCTGCTGCTGACGGTGCTCTCCCTGGCGCCGGGCCTTTTGATCATGACGACCTCGTTCACCCGGATCTCGGTCGTGCTCTCCTTCGTGCGCACCGCCATGGGAACCCAGCAGGCGCCCTCCAACCAGATCATCCTGGCGCTCTCCATGTTCCTGACCTTCTTCATTATGAGCCCGGTTTGGCAGCAGATCAACAAGGAGGCCTACCAGCCCTGGAAGGCCCAGCAGATCACCCAGGACCAGGCACTGGAGCGGGCCGTCAAGCCGATGCGCACGTTCATGCTGTCCCAGACCCGGGAAAAGGACCTGGCGCTGTTCGTGAGCCTCTCCAAGCTGCCGCGCCCCAAGAATGCCGACGACATCCCGACCCTGACCATCATCCCGGCCTTCATGATTTCGGAGTTGCGGACCGCCTTCCAGATCGGCTTTCTGATCTACATCCCCTTTATCGTGGTTGACATGGTGGTGGCCTCGGTCCTGATGTCCATGGGCATGATGATGCTGCCGCCGGTCATGATCTCGCTCCCTTTCAAGATCCTCCTGTTCGTGCTGGTCGACGGATGGGGGCTGGTAATAGGGTCGTTGGTGAAGAGTTTCGGCTAA
- the fliM gene encoding flagellar motor switch protein FliM yields MEKILTKAEIEALLNAVFDGRIEPEKELAKTEGTAVSYDLFNTEAHKGFVPNLDIVYDSLIRYNRVTLSNRLRKVVEIKKVGARSYKFDDFLQTLPSPACMAIFKIEPLKGAALIAFDSPLVLSLVDSLLGGAGNSKGPVVNRLFTSIEVRLVEKIAKDILQDFEKAWAPLYATHMNLLRMEMNPRLVNIVPPEYQIVAMSLKIQIEETVGNIVFAVPYMTIDPIRDKLKAGMQFDLMAIDPQWSYRLSSEILEAPLEISVEMGNANISLRELLDLAVGDTIMLDKPCSSELLVKVEGMPKYDCVPGIRHGNKAIQITKIKGGSSE; encoded by the coding sequence ATGGAAAAAATCCTCACAAAAGCGGAAATCGAGGCGCTCCTCAACGCCGTCTTCGACGGCAGGATCGAGCCGGAGAAGGAACTGGCCAAAACCGAAGGGACTGCCGTCAGTTACGACCTCTTCAACACGGAGGCCCACAAGGGGTTCGTCCCCAACCTGGACATCGTCTACGACAGCCTGATCCGCTATAATCGCGTCACCCTTTCCAATCGGCTGAGGAAGGTCGTGGAGATCAAGAAGGTCGGCGCCCGCTCCTACAAGTTCGACGATTTCCTCCAGACCCTGCCGTCGCCCGCGTGCATGGCCATCTTCAAGATCGAACCGCTGAAGGGGGCGGCACTGATCGCCTTCGACAGCCCGCTGGTGCTCTCCCTGGTGGACAGCCTGCTGGGTGGTGCCGGCAATTCCAAGGGACCGGTGGTCAACCGGCTGTTCACCTCCATCGAGGTCCGGCTGGTGGAAAAGATCGCCAAGGACATCCTGCAGGATTTCGAGAAGGCCTGGGCGCCGCTCTACGCGACCCACATGAACCTGCTGCGCATGGAGATGAACCCGCGCCTGGTCAACATCGTCCCGCCCGAGTACCAGATCGTGGCCATGTCGCTCAAGATCCAGATCGAAGAAACCGTGGGGAACATCGTGTTCGCCGTTCCCTACATGACCATCGATCCCATACGGGACAAGCTCAAGGCGGGCATGCAGTTCGACCTGATGGCCATCGATCCGCAATGGTCGTACCGGCTCTCGTCCGAAATCCTCGAGGCCCCGCTGGAGATCTCCGTGGAGATGGGCAATGCCAATATCTCCCTGCGGGAGCTGCTGGACCTTGCGGTGGGGGATACGATCATGCTGGATAAACCCTGTTCCAGCGAACTGCTGGTCAAGGTCGAAGGGATGCCGAAGTATGATTGCGTCCCCGGCATCCGCCATGGCAACAAAGCAATCCAGATAACCAAGATAAAAGGGGGCAGCAGTGAGTGA
- a CDS encoding flagellar hook assembly protein FlgD: MVSSVTSTTDTTSASAQMKKDLGFTSDDFLKLFIAQLQNQDPLNPQDSSAFLSQLAQMSQVEQAYNTNTNLTSLLTAQNNTTSMNSVSFIGKTVKANGSSVALDGTSAATLQYNLSGASASSTITITDASGNTVRTATVAAQSAGDNTYTWDGRDNSGAQLPAGAYTFSVSSTSSSGSALTATTYTTGTVDGVAFVNGTPTLTIGSVSVALSDVINVKGA, translated from the coding sequence ATGGTAAGCAGCGTAACATCGACAACCGATACAACCTCCGCCTCGGCCCAGATGAAAAAGGACCTTGGCTTTACCAGCGATGACTTTTTGAAGCTCTTCATCGCCCAGCTGCAGAACCAGGACCCCCTGAACCCCCAGGACTCCTCGGCATTCTTGAGCCAACTGGCCCAGATGTCCCAGGTGGAACAGGCGTATAACACGAACACGAACCTGACCAGCCTGCTCACGGCCCAGAACAACACGACCAGCATGAACAGCGTGTCGTTCATCGGCAAGACCGTCAAGGCCAACGGCAGCAGCGTGGCGCTCGACGGGACGTCGGCGGCAACGCTCCAGTACAACCTTTCCGGCGCCTCGGCATCGTCCACCATTACGATCACCGATGCCTCGGGGAACACGGTCAGAACCGCCACCGTCGCGGCGCAGTCCGCGGGGGACAACACCTATACGTGGGACGGGCGCGACAACAGCGGGGCACAGCTCCCGGCCGGAGCCTACACCTTCTCCGTATCGAGCACGTCGTCCAGCGGCTCCGCCCTGACGGCGACGACCTACACGACCGGCACGGTGGACGGCGTGGCCTTTGTCAACGGCACCCCTACCCTCACCATCGGCTCCGTGTCCGTGGCCTTGTCCGACGTCATCAACGTTAAGGGGGCGTAA
- the fliJ gene encoding flagellar export protein FliJ, which yields MKGNGFKLEQVLNYRCEIEKMRKQEFATAKREFEHAGDRLRREKERVANLAEEFSHRQGELESIQEMRMYADFFARKREDIKHQKERLDQLGTIMNDRRDFLLDATKDKKVLESLKEQKAKEFKQMMDQKEQAFLDEISIQKKGPKP from the coding sequence GTGAAAGGCAATGGCTTCAAACTGGAGCAGGTGCTCAACTACCGCTGCGAGATCGAAAAGATGCGCAAGCAGGAGTTTGCCACCGCCAAGCGGGAGTTCGAGCACGCAGGGGACCGGCTCAGGCGGGAGAAAGAGCGTGTGGCAAACCTCGCCGAGGAATTCAGCCACCGCCAGGGCGAACTGGAAAGCATCCAGGAGATGCGCATGTACGCCGACTTCTTCGCCCGCAAGCGCGAAGACATCAAGCATCAAAAGGAACGGCTCGACCAGCTCGGCACCATCATGAACGATCGGCGGGATTTCCTGCTGGATGCGACCAAGGACAAAAAGGTGCTGGAATCGCTCAAAGAACAGAAGGCGAAAGAGTTCAAACAGATGATGGATCAGAAGGAACAGGCGTTTTTGGACGAAATATCCATCCAGAAAAAGGGGCCCAAGCCGTGA
- a CDS encoding flagellar biosynthetic protein FliO, which translates to MRGAVTALLLCLPSIACAESTTGQEFSFFSSFLQMIAALAVVVGLILVTWHFFNKFTRGVTAGRSATRHIRLVESRYIAPKKALILVEVGGEYLLLSCTDDRLSLIKHIDMLEEIEVLPEGKDPATGFAGILDRLRS; encoded by the coding sequence GTGAGAGGTGCGGTAACCGCACTGCTCCTCTGCCTGCCATCCATCGCCTGCGCCGAAAGCACCACCGGACAGGAATTCAGCTTTTTCTCCAGCTTTCTCCAGATGATTGCCGCGTTGGCCGTTGTTGTTGGCCTGATCCTCGTAACGTGGCATTTTTTCAACAAGTTCACCCGGGGAGTGACGGCCGGCCGCTCCGCCACACGGCATATCCGCCTGGTGGAAAGCCGCTACATCGCCCCCAAAAAGGCGCTCATACTCGTTGAGGTGGGCGGGGAGTACCTGCTCCTGTCGTGTACCGACGACCGTCTCAGCCTCATCAAGCACATCGATATGCTCGAAGAGATAGAGGTACTCCCGGAGGGGAAAGACCCCGCAACCGGTTTTGCCGGGATTCTGGACAGGCTACGATCATGA
- a CDS encoding TIGR02530 family flagellar biosynthesis protein: MVDQIFFPNPVQPGRQERPQPQQPTSGQVSDSSFARVLDEKLPTQGVKFSQHAQERLKSRNIVLSANDIANLEGAVNNVAQKGGKESLVMMKDAALVVSITNRTVVTALDRNQMQGNVFTNIDSAVII, from the coding sequence ATGGTAGACCAGATATTTTTTCCAAACCCCGTCCAGCCGGGAAGGCAAGAACGCCCCCAGCCGCAGCAACCGACGAGCGGACAGGTTTCGGATTCTTCGTTTGCCCGTGTACTGGATGAAAAGCTCCCGACCCAGGGGGTAAAGTTCTCGCAACACGCCCAGGAGAGGCTCAAATCGCGCAACATCGTCCTCTCCGCCAACGACATCGCCAACCTCGAAGGGGCTGTCAACAACGTGGCCCAAAAGGGTGGCAAGGAATCTCTGGTCATGATGAAGGATGCGGCACTGGTGGTGAGCATCACGAACCGCACCGTGGTAACCGCACTGGACAGAAACCAGATGCAGGGCAACGTGTTCACGAATATCGATTCAGCAGTCATCATCTGA